Sequence from the Peromyscus eremicus chromosome 4, PerEre_H2_v1, whole genome shotgun sequence genome:
ATGGGAATCCGTGCAAGCTAGCTTGATCACCAATGGCATGTCACAGAAAAAGCTGTCTATTTCCTTGGGTCCACAAAAAGGCAGCTCCACAATCACTACCAGGTGACTcatggcatgcacaaagccagtACTCCAAGAAATCAGCACCAACCCAGTGCATCTTTTCAGGTTCATAATGGTGAAGTAGTGCAGTGgtttgcagatggccacatagcggtcataagCCATTACCACCAACAACACCATCTCTCCTGCAGCAATGCAATGGGCAAAGAAGACCTGGAATATGCAGCCTGCAAAGGAAATGGTCTTTTTTTCCCTGAGAAAGTCTGATATCATCTTAGGAGTCGTGACTGAGGAAAGCTACATATCAACAAAAGACAGGTTGGCCAACAAGAAGTACATGGGAGAATGGAGATGGCGGTCAGTAGTAATTAAGAGCATAATGACAATATTTCCAGACACAATGAGCAGATAAAGTATCAAAAACATCAAGAAGAGTAAGACTTGAATACTCTGTGAGTGTGCAAGTCCACAAAGTATAAATTCTGACACCACAGACTGATTGCCTCCATCCATTTTGCTCAGTGTGTCCCCAGAAGTGacctacaaagaaagaaagattatgaATTAGTAGTATGAGGAATTCTCCTTCCTTTGTAGAACTTGACATTCCCTTTGAAACTTACCTGAATAGAAATgcataaatgtagagagaaatctaAGGGAAATGAGAGTGACACTGCTGCCCAAGTGAAAGCTAATGAGTAATGAGCCAAGAGCAACTCCCCATGAAGAGAAGCATTAGGTGTGACTGTTATCCACATGCTCTATCAGGAAATTCCTCTGTCAGAGAGTAGTGAGGAAATAGGACAACAATGTGAAAAGCTAAAAAtgtatgttctttttttaaaaaaaaaaatgtctaaattTGTCACTAGCAGTCATGACATTCCACAGTGAAAATGAGGATTAAATTTGGAAACTGATGGGGAGTTGTACTGAATATCAATGAAATGGTCTGATAGGATGCTACCATTTTGGTCAGCATACATAATGATTTTATTCGGCATCAGTGGAATTGTTTTGTGACATTGGAAAAGTAAAATATTAGCTTAAAGCT
This genomic interval carries:
- the LOC131908447 gene encoding LOW QUALITY PROTEIN: olfactory receptor 4K3-like (The sequence of the model RefSeq protein was modified relative to this genomic sequence to represent the inferred CDS: substituted 1 base at 1 genomic stop codon), whose amino-acid sequence is MDGGNQSVVSEFILCGLAHSQSIQVLLFLMFLILYLLIVSGNIVIMLLITTDRHLHSPMYFLLANLSFVDMXLSSVTTPKMISDFLREKKTISFAGCIFQVFFAHCIAAGEMVLLVVMAYDRYVAICKPLHYFTIMNLKRCTGLVLISWSTGFVHAMSHLVVIVELPFCGPKEIDSFFCDMPLVIKLACTDSHDLDILMNADCGLVAVTCFILLLISYTYILITVRQSSKAGASKALSTCTAHITVVMIFFVPCIFIYVWPLNIIWLDKFLAVFYSVFTPLLNPAIYTLRNKEMKNAMKRFVSNYLGLKGNS